The following are from one region of the Magallana gigas chromosome 4, xbMagGiga1.1, whole genome shotgun sequence genome:
- the LOC117682284 gene encoding E3 ubiquitin-protein ligase TRIM71-like isoform X2: MMALSESQIPPDAQHYLVCGTEGCERNCQFYCNDCHQQMCEQCRDEHQKNKKTKSHEVVPYKQRKRQLPVEKCQIHPTKEMVLLCEECQIPICYKCTATEEHRGHAFTDLEIYFDENISLCHEEIAKIRNNFEPTSQVLKKEIAGDVKEIKKIMDGIRTSMKAEAESMKKLVDTVTSENRKQVDKIEQSLLETFNDQTQKIDDYITYLDESSTDIEQITYALKSESFIIRPLPETSKPVPPIFTAGNFSKEDIAKLLGRITIQNTKPENRKIKPMETASTQLKPTGKQSKQGREKSDVKRTLSLSSSVTKVREYTVLVVDNVFHISLGKSGRLWVSDSNGNFVQIDLQRNQLQKIQTSGGSGSYRHTVTQDGDLIYTDRNNVINRITQNNTITEFIKTGDWKPLSIHSSHINGDILVGMETDEEGKVTRYNKTGIEIQNIQRDNKGQKLYKYPQYITENINGDVCVSDYGNDTVVVVDKSEQHRFSYTGQGSGFHPCGICTDVLGHILVCDSYSNTVHLLDQNGRFLTLLFTEQQGVDYPRSVCVDDENNLWMGQLTNKVTVYTYLQ; encoded by the exons AT GATGGCATTATCTGAATCCCAAATACCACCCGACGCCCAGCATTATTTGGTGTGTGGCACTGAAGGCTGTGAGAGGAACTGccagttttactgcaatgactgtcaccaacaaatgtgtgaacaatgcagAGATGAACATCAGAAGAATAAAAAAACTAAGAGCCATGAAGTAGTCCCTTATAAACAACGCAAACGACAACTACCTGTCGAGAAATGCCAGATCCACCCAACAAAAGAAATGGTTCTTCTCTGCGAGGAATGCCAAATTCCCATTTGTTACAAATGCACAGCTACAGAAGAACATCGCGGCCATGCGTTTACTGACCTAGAAATAtactttgatgaaaatatttccCTATGTCATgaagaaattgcaaaaattagaaataattttgagCCAACTTCtcaagttttgaaaaaagaaattgctgGCGATGTCaaagaaataaagaagattATGGACGGCATAAGAACGTCCATGAAGGCTGAAGCTGAGTCTATGAAAAAGCTCGTAGACACAGTCACATCAGAAAATAGAAAACAAGTCGACAAAATTGAACAGTCATTATTAGAAACATTTAACGATCAAACTCAAAAAATAGATGACTACATCACCTATCTAGATGAATCATCTACAGACATAGAACAAATAACATATGCTCTCAAATCAGAAAGCTTTATCATTCGGCCTTTACCAGAGACATCCAAACCAGTTCCACCCATCTTTACTGCCGGTAATTTTAGCAAGGAAGATATCGCCAAACTACTGGGTAGAATAACTATTCAAAACACTAAACCagagaacagaaaaataaaacccatgGAGACTGCCTCAACACAGTTGAAACCTACAGggaaacaaagtaaacaagggAGAGAGAAATCTGACGTGAAACGAACACTGTCTCTGTCTTCCTCCGTCACCAAGGTCAGGGAGTACACAGTACTAGTTGTTGATAATGTATTTCATATATCACTGGGTAAATCAGGCAGACTCTGGGTCAGTGATAGTAATGGCAACTTTGTCCAAATAGATCTTCAAAGGAATCAGCTACAGAAGATACAAACCAGTGGTGGATCAGGAAGCTACCGGCACACAGTCACACAGGACGGGGATCTAATCTATACAGACAGAAACAACGTCATCAATAGGATAACACAGAATAATACAATCACTGAATTCATAAAAACAGGAGACTGGAAACCACTCAGTATACACTCCTCCCACATCAACGGGGACATACTGGTGGGGATGGAGACAGATGAAGAGGGTAAAGTCACCAGGTACAACAAGACAGGGATagaaatacagaacatacagaGAGACAACAAAGGACAGAAATTGTACAAGTATCCACAatacatcacagaaaacatcaatggtgatGTCTGTGTATCAGACTATGGCAATGATACTGTAGTGGTGGTGGATAAATCAGAACAACATAGGTTCTCCTACACAGGTCAGGGGTCAGGGTTTCATCCCTGTGGAATATGTACCGATGTACTCggtcacatcctggtgtgtgatagTTATAGCAACACAGTTCATCTCCTGGATCAGAATGGTCGGTTCTTGACTCTACTATTCACAGAACAACAAGGGGTAGATTATCCCCGTAGTGTGTGTGTGGATGATGAGAACAATCTCTGGATGGGACAACTCACCAACAAAGTGACAGTGTACACGTATCTACAGTGa
- the LOC117682284 gene encoding E3 ubiquitin-protein ligase TRIM71-like isoform X1 codes for MMALSESQIPPDAQHYLVCGTEGCERNCQFYCNDCHQQMCEQCRDEHQKNKKTKSHEVVPYKQRKRQLPVEKCQIHPTKEMVLLCEECQIPICYKCTATEEHRGHAFTDLEIYFDENISLCHEEIAKIRNNFEPTSQVLKKEIAGDVKEIKKIMDGIRTSMKAEAESMKKLVDTVTSENRKQVDKIEQSLLETFNDQTQKIDDYITYLDESSTDIEQITYALKSESFIIRPLPETSKPVPPIFTAGNFSKEDIAKLLGRITIQNTKPENRKIKPMETASTQLKPTGKQSKQGREKSDVKRTLSLSSSVTKVREYTVLVVDNVFHISLGKSGRLWVSDSNGNFVQIDLQRNQLQKIQTSGGSGSYRHTVTQDGDLIYTDRNNVINRITQNNTITEFIKTGDWKPLSIHSSHINGDILVGMETDEEGKVTRYNKTGIEIQNIQRDNKGQKLYKYPQYITENINGDVCVSDYGNDTVVVVDKSEQHRFSYTGQGSGFHPCGICTDVLGHILVCDSYSNTVHLLDQNGRFLTLLFTEQQGVDYPRSVCVDDENNLWMGQLTNKVTVYTYLQ; via the exons ATG ATGGCATTATCTGAATCCCAAATACCACCCGACGCCCAGCATTATTTGGTGTGTGGCACTGAAGGCTGTGAGAGGAACTGccagttttactgcaatgactgtcaccaacaaatgtgtgaacaatgcagAGATGAACATCAGAAGAATAAAAAAACTAAGAGCCATGAAGTAGTCCCTTATAAACAACGCAAACGACAACTACCTGTCGAGAAATGCCAGATCCACCCAACAAAAGAAATGGTTCTTCTCTGCGAGGAATGCCAAATTCCCATTTGTTACAAATGCACAGCTACAGAAGAACATCGCGGCCATGCGTTTACTGACCTAGAAATAtactttgatgaaaatatttccCTATGTCATgaagaaattgcaaaaattagaaataattttgagCCAACTTCtcaagttttgaaaaaagaaattgctgGCGATGTCaaagaaataaagaagattATGGACGGCATAAGAACGTCCATGAAGGCTGAAGCTGAGTCTATGAAAAAGCTCGTAGACACAGTCACATCAGAAAATAGAAAACAAGTCGACAAAATTGAACAGTCATTATTAGAAACATTTAACGATCAAACTCAAAAAATAGATGACTACATCACCTATCTAGATGAATCATCTACAGACATAGAACAAATAACATATGCTCTCAAATCAGAAAGCTTTATCATTCGGCCTTTACCAGAGACATCCAAACCAGTTCCACCCATCTTTACTGCCGGTAATTTTAGCAAGGAAGATATCGCCAAACTACTGGGTAGAATAACTATTCAAAACACTAAACCagagaacagaaaaataaaacccatgGAGACTGCCTCAACACAGTTGAAACCTACAGggaaacaaagtaaacaagggAGAGAGAAATCTGACGTGAAACGAACACTGTCTCTGTCTTCCTCCGTCACCAAGGTCAGGGAGTACACAGTACTAGTTGTTGATAATGTATTTCATATATCACTGGGTAAATCAGGCAGACTCTGGGTCAGTGATAGTAATGGCAACTTTGTCCAAATAGATCTTCAAAGGAATCAGCTACAGAAGATACAAACCAGTGGTGGATCAGGAAGCTACCGGCACACAGTCACACAGGACGGGGATCTAATCTATACAGACAGAAACAACGTCATCAATAGGATAACACAGAATAATACAATCACTGAATTCATAAAAACAGGAGACTGGAAACCACTCAGTATACACTCCTCCCACATCAACGGGGACATACTGGTGGGGATGGAGACAGATGAAGAGGGTAAAGTCACCAGGTACAACAAGACAGGGATagaaatacagaacatacagaGAGACAACAAAGGACAGAAATTGTACAAGTATCCACAatacatcacagaaaacatcaatggtgatGTCTGTGTATCAGACTATGGCAATGATACTGTAGTGGTGGTGGATAAATCAGAACAACATAGGTTCTCCTACACAGGTCAGGGGTCAGGGTTTCATCCCTGTGGAATATGTACCGATGTACTCggtcacatcctggtgtgtgatagTTATAGCAACACAGTTCATCTCCTGGATCAGAATGGTCGGTTCTTGACTCTACTATTCACAGAACAACAAGGGGTAGATTATCCCCGTAGTGTGTGTGTGGATGATGAGAACAATCTCTGGATGGGACAACTCACCAACAAAGTGACAGTGTACACGTATCTACAGTGa
- the LOC136274736 gene encoding tripartite motif-containing protein 5-like: MMALSESQVPPDAQHYLVCGTEDCERNCQFYCNDCYQPMCEQCRDEHQKNTKTKSHEVVPYKQRKRPLPVEQCKIHPTKEMVLLCEECQFPICYKCTATKEHRGHAFTDLEIDFDEKVSLCHEEIAKVRNYFEPTSQDLKKEIAGDVTEIKKIMDGIRTSMKTEAEAVKKLVDTVTSENIKQVGKIEQSLLETLNGQNQEIDDYITYLNDLIKTFYGYLCPSNIEQITSALKSESFIIRPIPETSKPVPPVFTAGQHSKEDVAKLLGMITVPNNKQENRKIKPMENVSTQLKPTEKQRKQDREKSYVKQTLSLSSSVTKVREYTVPGVGSVFYISMGKSGRLWGSDNSGNLVQTDLQGNQLQKIQTSGGSQGYHTVTQDGDLIFTDRDNKVINRITPDNTITEFIKTGNWEPLSIHSSHINGDILVGMKKDGKSKITRYNKTGTEIQNIQRHKGQGLYSDPHYITENINGDVCVSDYGKSAVVVVDKSGQHRFSYTGQVLGFAPYGICTDVLGHTLVCDFLTVHLLDQDGQFLSLLLTPQQGVKYPYSACVDNENNLWVGQYSTNTMTVYKYIQ; encoded by the exons ATG ATGGCATTATCTGAATCCCAAGTACCACCCGACGCCCAGCATTATTTGGTGTGTGGCACTGAAGACTGTGAGAGGAACTGccagttttactgcaatgaCTGTTACCAAccaatgtgtgaacaatgcagAGATGAACATCAGAAGAATACGAAAACCAAGAGCCATGAAGTGGTTCCTTATAAACAACGTAAACGACCGCTTCCTGTTGAGCAATGCAAGATCCACCCCACAAAAGAAATGGTTCTTCTCTGCGAGGAATGCCAATTTCCCATTTGTTACAAATGCACAGCCACAAAAGAACATCGCGGCCATGCGTTTACTGACCTAGAAATAGactttgatgaaaaagtttCCCTATGTCATGAAGAAATTGCAAAAGTTAGAAATTATTTTGAGCCAACTTCTcaagatttgaaaaaagaaattgctgGCGATGTCACAGAAATAAAGAAGATTATGGACGGTATAAGAACGTCCATGAAGACTGAAGCTGAGGCTGTGAAAAAGCTGGTAGACACAGTCACatcagaaaatataaaacaagtcGGCAAAATTGAACAGTCattattagaaacattaaacGGCCAAAACCAAGAAATTGATGATTACATCACCTATCtaaatgatttaataaaaacGTTTTATGGTTACCTATGTCCTTCAAACATCGAACAAATAACATCTGCTCTCAAATCAGAAAGCTTCATCATTCGACCCATACCAGAGACATCCAAACCAGTCCCACCCGTTTTTACTGCTGGTCAACACAGCAAGGAAGATGTCGCCAAACTACTGGGTATGATAACTGTTCCCAATAATAAacaagaaaacagaaaaataaaacctatGGAGAATGTCTCCACACAATTGAAACCTACAGAGAAACAGAGAAAACAAGACAGAGAGAAATCTTATGTGAAACAAACACTGTCTCTGTCTTCCTCTGTCACCAAGGTCAGGGAGTACACAGTACCAGGTGTTGGCAgtgtattttatatatcaatGGGTAAATCAGGCAGACTCTGGGGCAGTGATAATAGTGGTAACCTTGTCCAAACAGATTTACAGGGGAATCAGCTACAGAAGATACAAACCAGTGGTGGATCTCAAGGCTACCACACAGTCACACAGGACGGGGATCTGATCTTTACAGACAGAGACAACAAAGTCATCAATAGGATAACACCGGATAATACAAtcactgaattcattaaaacaggaAACTGGGAACCACTCAGTATACACTCCTCCCACATCAACGGGGACATACTGGTGGGGATGAAAAAGGATGGAAAGAGTAAAATCACCAGGTACAACAAGACAGGGacagaaatacagaacatacagaGACACAAAGGACAGGGACTGTATAGTGATCCACactacatcacagaaaacatcaatggtgatGTCTGTGTATCAGACTATGGAAAATCTGCTGTAGTGGTGGTGGATAAATCAGGACAACATAGGTTCTCCTACACAGGTCAGGTGTTAGGGTTTGCTCCCTATGGAATATGCACTGATGTACTCGGTCACACCCTGGTGTGTGATTTTTTAACAGTTCATCTTCTGGACCAGGACGGTCAGTTCTTGTCTCTACTACTCACACCACAACAAGGGGTAAAGTATCCCTATAGTGCGTGTGTGGATAATGAGAACAATCTGTGGGTTGGACAATACAGCACCAACACAATGACAGTGTACAAGTATATACAGTGA